A single Crateriforma conspicua DNA region contains:
- a CDS encoding tetratricopeptide repeat protein has protein sequence MTTTAITTRPSATSDTDFQTGRSNWLNGAWVFTAFVAGCLAACLTGCQWASSGQNAQGARLYEQGQYSAAMQEFQKAIASDPANPDSYYNLAAAVHQQAKQRQDPESYKQAEALYNQCLDHNPNHVECHRGLAVLLVDTGRPDRAFALLKNWAARNPNYSEPRIETARLYEEHGEPQTALKYLEDAVQLDANNPRAWLALGRLRESMGDPTQALQNYQRALAINGAQPLVAERVAALSRQINSAQDAALSQAGTRMATTPDFSTQRY, from the coding sequence ATGACCACCACCGCCATCACCACACGACCTTCGGCCACGTCCGACACCGATTTTCAGACCGGCCGGTCGAATTGGCTCAACGGCGCGTGGGTGTTCACTGCCTTTGTTGCGGGGTGCCTGGCCGCCTGTTTGACCGGGTGCCAGTGGGCCAGCAGCGGTCAAAATGCCCAGGGAGCCCGTTTGTATGAGCAGGGCCAATACAGCGCGGCGATGCAAGAATTTCAAAAAGCGATCGCCAGCGACCCGGCCAATCCGGACAGCTACTACAACCTGGCCGCCGCCGTTCACCAGCAAGCCAAGCAACGCCAGGATCCGGAGTCGTACAAGCAGGCCGAAGCCCTGTACAACCAGTGCTTGGACCACAATCCCAACCACGTCGAATGCCATCGGGGCTTGGCAGTGCTGTTGGTCGACACCGGCCGGCCGGACCGTGCTTTCGCCCTGCTAAAGAACTGGGCGGCCCGAAATCCGAACTATTCCGAACCGCGAATCGAAACGGCTCGGCTGTATGAAGAACACGGCGAACCCCAGACGGCACTGAAATATCTGGAGGACGCCGTGCAGTTGGACGCGAACAACCCCAGGGCATGGTTGGCCCTGGGGCGGCTGCGTGAATCGATGGGCGATCCGACCCAGGCCCTGCAGAATTACCAGCGGGCCTTGGCGATCAACGGCGCCCAGCCGCTGGTGGCCGAGCGAGTCGCGGCACTTTCACGCCAGATCAACAGTGCCCAGGACGCCGCGTTGTCGCAGGCGGGGACCCGGATGGCGACCACCCCGGACTTTTCGACCCAGCGCTACTAG
- a CDS encoding MotA/TolQ/ExbB proton channel family protein yields MLEQVSEFSTHAIAVVALLHTLAFIYLAGWARKDRHDITTTLTQFTDGLPHRSQMDWNAHPSDRIEGFLADIDDVLAEPPGSPGRKLLHQRMKILDERRRYLQSMRFDTVWNVARTMIEAYPLAGVLGTICAIGAALAGGDTASVGDIVGRFGDAIWSTFAGLVSAILLMFIHSMLEPGFSRLSENRRHVRDTVAKAKRELASNGEVRDAEALV; encoded by the coding sequence GTGCTTGAACAAGTCTCCGAATTTTCCACGCATGCGATCGCCGTGGTGGCTCTATTGCACACCCTGGCCTTCATCTACCTGGCAGGTTGGGCGCGTAAGGACCGCCACGACATTACCACCACCCTGACGCAATTCACCGATGGCCTGCCGCACCGCAGCCAGATGGACTGGAACGCGCATCCGTCGGATCGGATCGAGGGCTTTTTGGCCGACATCGATGACGTTTTGGCCGAGCCACCGGGATCCCCCGGTCGCAAACTGCTGCACCAGCGGATGAAGATCCTGGACGAACGTCGGCGTTATCTGCAATCGATGCGATTCGACACGGTTTGGAACGTCGCCCGGACAATGATCGAAGCCTATCCGCTAGCCGGTGTCCTGGGGACCATTTGCGCAATCGGCGCGGCACTGGCCGGCGGTGATACCGCCAGCGTCGGGGACATCGTCGGCCGTTTCGGCGATGCGATCTGGAGCACGTTTGCGGGACTGGTCTCGGCCATCCTGCTGATGTTCATCCACAGCATGTTGGAACCCGGTTTCAGCCGATTGTCGGAAAACCGACGCCACGTTCGTGACACGGTTGCCAAAGCGAAACGCGAACTTGCCAGCAACGGCGAAGTGCGGGATGCCGAGGCGCTGGTATGA
- a CDS encoding flagellar biosynthesis anti-sigma factor FlgM: protein MQIYGPYRVSTQQPVGPNSRTAKPAAPAEKPAASSVDQLDLSSAATAANRLSGITSPSTESDIRVDRVAEIRRQIASGSYDTPEKMDAALDRFLDQYA from the coding sequence ATGCAGATTTACGGTCCTTATCGAGTATCGACACAGCAGCCGGTCGGTCCAAATTCGCGAACGGCCAAGCCCGCCGCTCCGGCTGAAAAACCAGCCGCTTCATCGGTCGATCAATTGGATCTGTCCAGTGCGGCGACCGCCGCAAATCGTCTGTCCGGCATCACCAGCCCGTCCACCGAAAGCGACATTCGCGTCGATCGTGTGGCCGAAATTCGGCGACAGATCGCCAGCGGCAGCTATGACACGCCGGAAAAAATGGACGCGGCGTTGGACCGATTCTTGGATCAATACGCCTAA
- a CDS encoding sigma-70 family RNA polymerase sigma factor yields the protein MDAEQICRIWDTHRDRLMLIARAMDPLVSDGGADDAVQEAFIELAKRGQPPDDPVAWMARIIRNRLLMWRRGRQRRRERENDYARMTWLVHRDDSVAIDIDPRQLTDALRTMPDDQRQVIVMRWWGDMTFRQIAGVLGQSRSRTHRQYQHGIAHLRTLLAPETPREPSRCIR from the coding sequence TTGGACGCTGAACAAATATGCCGGATTTGGGACACGCACCGTGATCGGCTGATGCTGATCGCTCGTGCGATGGATCCGCTGGTCAGCGACGGCGGCGCCGATGACGCGGTCCAGGAAGCGTTCATCGAACTGGCCAAACGCGGACAACCGCCCGACGACCCGGTGGCGTGGATGGCCCGAATCATTCGCAATCGCCTGCTGATGTGGCGACGCGGCCGACAAAGACGTCGTGAAAGAGAAAACGACTATGCCCGCATGACGTGGCTGGTCCACCGCGACGATTCCGTGGCGATTGATATCGATCCCCGACAACTGACCGATGCCCTGCGGACGATGCCCGATGACCAACGTCAAGTGATCGTCATGCGATGGTGGGGCGACATGACGTTTCGACAAATCGCAGGCGTGCTGGGTCAATCACGCAGCCGCACGCATCGACAGTACCAGCACGGCATCGCACACCTAAGAACCCTTTTGGCCCCGGAGACACCACGTGAACCATCCCGCTGCATCCGATGA
- a CDS encoding RNA polymerase sigma factor, translated as MTINPDTTLQSLTVDQLVVSARQGDRSAFGVLVQRHAAMVTGVAYSIVGDFAHSEDVGQEVFLEAWQKLSELSDASRFAAWVCSIARHRAVDAVRRRRRATDVHAAERMPPEIADGGEKHDPVSDDERQAVVWASLDALPSKYRETLVLYYRGGKSVSEVAAALDLSQAAVRQRLARGRKMLRHEVESVIDRTLRGTTPGVVFLAAVLGSLPGNVAAGVAGIAAGKSSAVGVAATSAKVLGTGTTISGAIFGLFGGLAGGAFGAWVSYRNAPYTTQKLLIVRFLLLSVFALVVCAAMLMWLVGQRSGPVPMDDGRYAIALLGLILTMQLLFFAASWWGARRFRQLGDIARSEGRAMDPVASRRLAGIRRAEFHWSTRNRFAGRPWVDVRFGPVSHDGRVAPTDVAKGWIAVGDRADGWLIAIGNRARGLIACGGWCFGGLTIGGFGIGVIHLGGLGVAILSIAGLAFGGIAIGGIAVGWYSLGGLAIGKAALGGAAFASHAAIGGVAWSAGQAKARLDESTEAGGADLERLEMWRRWTENGLPTPWADVLLLTGGGILFALVLLKVIAWRLAMRQAVLTGRIDSKHPAVASTINDALAFYGSLIGCSVWVVGIGFDVASIATATAGLILYLAAAAVSFWTARYDWPTQRLGRAFAVSILAADLATTTALGMSHSIDGWERSGGFSWWAYLGLSQIGYVALAILALVLTQTSVTRSIAPESTCG; from the coding sequence GTGACAATCAATCCTGACACGACCCTGCAATCTTTGACCGTCGACCAATTGGTCGTCTCGGCTCGCCAGGGTGATCGGTCCGCATTCGGCGTCTTGGTCCAACGCCACGCCGCAATGGTGACCGGCGTGGCGTATAGCATTGTCGGCGACTTTGCCCACAGCGAAGACGTGGGGCAGGAGGTGTTTCTGGAGGCCTGGCAGAAACTGTCCGAATTGTCAGATGCGTCGCGATTCGCCGCTTGGGTCTGCTCGATCGCCCGGCACCGTGCGGTTGATGCGGTGCGTCGCCGTCGCCGCGCGACCGATGTGCATGCGGCCGAGAGGATGCCGCCGGAAATTGCCGACGGAGGCGAAAAACATGATCCCGTGTCGGATGACGAACGCCAGGCGGTCGTTTGGGCAAGTTTGGATGCGCTCCCGTCCAAGTATCGCGAAACGCTGGTGTTGTACTATCGCGGCGGGAAGTCCGTTTCGGAGGTAGCGGCGGCATTGGATTTGTCGCAGGCCGCAGTGCGTCAGAGGTTGGCTCGGGGCCGCAAAATGCTGCGACACGAAGTCGAATCCGTCATCGATCGGACTCTGCGCGGGACGACGCCGGGTGTGGTGTTTCTGGCCGCAGTGTTGGGCAGTCTGCCCGGTAATGTTGCGGCGGGTGTCGCGGGGATAGCGGCTGGGAAATCGTCCGCTGTCGGTGTGGCGGCCACATCGGCCAAGGTTCTAGGCACCGGAACGACAATCTCCGGTGCGATCTTTGGGTTGTTCGGCGGCTTGGCCGGTGGCGCCTTCGGCGCTTGGGTCAGTTACCGCAATGCACCCTACACAACACAGAAACTTCTGATCGTTCGCTTTTTACTGCTGTCCGTGTTTGCTTTGGTCGTATGTGCGGCCATGCTGATGTGGCTGGTGGGGCAACGTTCGGGACCTGTGCCGATGGACGATGGACGATACGCAATTGCGTTGTTGGGTCTCATTCTTACGATGCAGCTATTGTTTTTTGCAGCGTCTTGGTGGGGCGCGCGTCGTTTTCGGCAACTGGGTGATATCGCGCGCAGCGAAGGTCGGGCAATGGATCCCGTCGCGTCACGACGTCTGGCGGGGATCCGCCGTGCAGAGTTTCACTGGTCCACTCGGAATAGGTTTGCGGGTCGGCCATGGGTCGATGTTCGATTCGGCCCGGTATCCCACGATGGGCGGGTTGCCCCAACGGACGTCGCCAAAGGTTGGATCGCGGTCGGCGATCGCGCTGACGGATGGCTGATTGCCATCGGAAACCGGGCACGTGGCTTGATCGCCTGCGGCGGGTGGTGTTTTGGGGGGCTGACGATTGGCGGATTCGGGATCGGGGTGATCCATTTGGGCGGACTGGGCGTGGCGATACTCAGCATCGCTGGGCTGGCGTTTGGAGGGATCGCGATCGGTGGTATCGCGGTCGGTTGGTACAGTTTGGGCGGGCTGGCGATCGGCAAAGCCGCGCTGGGAGGTGCGGCCTTTGCCAGCCATGCGGCGATTGGCGGGGTGGCATGGTCGGCCGGTCAAGCGAAGGCGAGGCTTGACGAAAGCACGGAGGCCGGTGGGGCGGACTTGGAACGTCTTGAGATGTGGCGACGCTGGACCGAAAACGGGCTGCCGACGCCCTGGGCCGACGTTTTGCTGCTTACCGGCGGCGGAATCTTGTTTGCGTTGGTCTTGCTCAAGGTCATTGCTTGGCGACTGGCCATGCGTCAGGCGGTTTTGACCGGTCGAATCGATTCAAAACACCCCGCGGTTGCTTCGACGATCAACGACGCGCTGGCCTTTTATGGATCACTCATCGGTTGCAGCGTTTGGGTGGTCGGAATTGGTTTTGACGTCGCTTCGATAGCGACGGCTACCGCCGGATTGATACTGTATTTGGCGGCCGCTGCAGTGTCGTTTTGGACGGCGCGATACGACTGGCCTACGCAGCGGCTGGGACGAGCGTTTGCGGTTTCAATCCTTGCGGCAGATTTGGCGACCACCACCGCACTAGGGATGAGTCATTCGATCGATGGCTGGGAACGTTCCGGCGGTTTCAGTTGGTGGGCTTACCTGGGGCTCAGCCAGATTGGATACGTCGCCCTAGCAATCTTGGCATTGGTGTTAACGCAGACATCGGTCACACGATCAATTGCACCGGAGTCAACGTGCGGCTGA
- a CDS encoding spermidine synthase: MTDAAAQPANPNRSDSHAEAATSPPIAWFALTILLSAFLVFQVQPVISKCVLPWFGGTPAVWTTCMLFFQIVLFAGYAYAHLLRCWFSPAVQGGIHLVMLAAATLFLPIQPDEIWKPRGNENPTIYLLMLLVTHVGLPYFVLSATGPLVQSWFSYRDRTDRVYRLYALSNVGSLSALLSYPFLIEPFVSLTGQSATWSMLFCGFVIAEGYLAIWLLRLSGIASQADAPEDLASKNESPQENVCAQYALWLGLPAFASAGLLIVTNHVCQDIAVIPFLWVLPLSLYLLSFIICFDSPRWYRPKWIAAATLLCVMLTQIHCVLPSGAKLVTEAVGYFGLLLGICLLCHGEAARSKPSAERLTTFYLCLSGGGAIGGVLVAVICPLAFRNYLELPLWLGVSAVVAFAFFVACTHWGSAESTAGHSLYRWAQLRRYRWGLAAAMLIPCLIGLTTTQDELLTSRRNFFGVLKVTRDAGQTKLIHGRTVHGIQLSGDRRTSPTSYYGYESGVGRTIAAMQDRNREMRVGVVGLGCGVLATYGRPDDHFDYVEINQDVVDIADSHFSFLKDGAARQQIHVGDGRLVLERLTDAKFDLLVLDAFSSDAIPAHLLTREAMELYRDRLATDGVIAVHVSNNHLDLVPLVHRLAQSVNLDSRLVESERDAEAAVCRARWMILAAPQSLWWQTGPLAEYPPVASQTRRRGPLWTDQHHNLASVLRLW; the protein is encoded by the coding sequence ATGACTGACGCGGCCGCACAACCCGCAAATCCCAACCGATCCGACTCCCATGCAGAGGCGGCAACGTCGCCACCGATCGCATGGTTTGCGTTGACGATTTTGTTGTCGGCGTTTTTGGTTTTTCAGGTCCAGCCCGTCATCAGCAAGTGTGTGCTGCCCTGGTTCGGGGGCACGCCGGCGGTTTGGACGACGTGCATGTTGTTCTTTCAGATCGTCCTGTTCGCCGGCTATGCGTACGCGCACCTGTTGCGTTGCTGGTTTTCGCCGGCGGTGCAAGGCGGCATCCATTTGGTCATGCTGGCCGCGGCGACGCTGTTCTTGCCGATCCAGCCTGACGAAATCTGGAAGCCACGGGGGAACGAAAACCCGACGATCTATCTATTGATGTTATTGGTCACCCACGTGGGTTTGCCCTATTTCGTGTTGTCGGCCACCGGGCCGTTGGTCCAGTCCTGGTTCAGCTATCGAGACCGAACCGATCGCGTCTATCGATTGTACGCATTGTCCAATGTCGGTTCGCTGTCGGCATTGCTCAGCTATCCGTTCCTGATCGAACCGTTCGTTTCCCTGACAGGCCAGTCGGCGACCTGGTCCATGTTGTTTTGTGGATTCGTTATCGCCGAAGGCTATTTGGCAATCTGGTTGTTGCGATTGTCGGGGATCGCGTCACAGGCGGATGCACCGGAGGATCTGGCATCCAAAAACGAAAGTCCCCAGGAAAACGTCTGTGCCCAATATGCGTTGTGGCTGGGATTGCCTGCCTTCGCGTCAGCGGGGCTATTGATCGTGACCAATCATGTTTGCCAGGACATCGCGGTGATCCCGTTTTTATGGGTGCTGCCGCTGAGTTTGTACCTGCTGAGTTTCATCATTTGTTTTGATTCACCGCGGTGGTATCGTCCCAAGTGGATTGCCGCAGCGACGTTGTTGTGCGTCATGCTGACACAGATCCACTGTGTGTTGCCATCGGGAGCAAAACTGGTCACCGAAGCGGTCGGCTATTTCGGTTTGCTGTTGGGCATTTGTCTGCTGTGCCACGGTGAAGCGGCGCGTTCCAAACCGTCGGCCGAACGATTGACCACGTTCTATTTGTGCCTGTCCGGCGGTGGAGCGATCGGGGGCGTTCTGGTTGCGGTGATCTGTCCGTTGGCGTTTCGCAACTATCTGGAATTGCCGTTGTGGTTGGGCGTCAGCGCCGTGGTTGCGTTTGCCTTCTTTGTGGCTTGCACCCACTGGGGATCGGCTGAATCGACGGCCGGACATTCGTTGTACCGATGGGCTCAATTGCGTCGTTATCGCTGGGGGTTGGCTGCGGCGATGTTGATCCCGTGTTTGATTGGATTGACGACCACGCAGGACGAATTGCTGACCAGTCGTCGCAACTTTTTTGGCGTATTGAAAGTCACCCGCGATGCGGGGCAGACCAAATTGATCCACGGACGCACGGTTCACGGGATCCAGTTGTCGGGCGACCGCCGGACGTCACCCACCAGCTATTACGGCTATGAAAGTGGCGTCGGACGAACGATTGCCGCGATGCAGGATCGCAATCGTGAAATGCGTGTCGGTGTCGTCGGACTGGGATGCGGTGTTTTGGCGACCTATGGCAGACCGGACGACCATTTCGATTATGTCGAGATCAACCAAGACGTCGTCGACATCGCGGATTCGCATTTTTCATTTCTGAAGGACGGTGCAGCCCGACAGCAGATCCACGTCGGTGACGGTCGGTTGGTGTTGGAGCGTTTGACGGATGCAAAGTTTGATCTATTAGTTCTGGACGCCTTCAGCAGCGATGCGATCCCCGCACACCTGTTGACGCGGGAAGCCATGGAGTTGTATCGGGATCGACTGGCGACCGACGGTGTGATCGCGGTTCACGTCTCGAACAATCATTTGGACTTGGTGCCGCTGGTTCATCGATTGGCCCAGTCGGTCAATCTGGACAGCCGACTGGTCGAAAGCGAACGCGACGCCGAAGCTGCGGTTTGCCGGGCCCGGTGGATGATCCTGGCGGCGCCACAATCCCTGTGGTGGCAAACGGGGCCACTGGCCGAGTATCCGCCGGTTGCTTCGCAGACCCGTCGCCGGGGGCCGCTGTGGACTGACCAGCACCACAACCTGGCCAGCGTCCTGCGGCTGTGGTGA
- a CDS encoding glycine--tRNA ligase — translation MDKIVSLCKRRGFLFQSSEIYGGVQGFWDYGPLGVDLKRNLKEAWWQDMICGHNELKQPAGAPSTYEMVGLDCTIIMHPQVWKNSGHYDLFHDHMVDCRESKKRYRFDQVRGREVTYQDRTIFVSTLAEAEQEEDDIRRRGMKFFKLRNKDADKITVGGESITIDKLDNTENVLGPDAKTLGTLTEPREFNLMFKTTLGALGGEDDVTFLRPETAQGIFVNFKNVLDSSRVKVPFGIGQVGKSFRNEITPRNFTFRSREFEQMEIEFFCHPDQSQQWYRYWRDRRMNWYLSLGMGSESLIMREHDPEELAHYSVGTADIEYAFPFLPPGEFGELEGIAHRGDFDLRSHMEGKLDPATNPMTVELNEHGKPKYRGSGKDLTYRDEATNEKFIPHVIEPSAGADRGVLAFLCEAYTEDQQPDEKGNLQTRTVMKLHPRLAPVKAAVFPLVKKDGMPEIAQDLYGELKKHFNVFYDDKGAVGRRYRRQDEAGTPYCITIDGDTVSDQTVTIRDRDSLEQIRVKLDDVVDTLTKKIDG, via the coding sequence ATGGACAAAATCGTTTCGCTTTGCAAGCGACGCGGGTTCCTGTTCCAGTCCAGTGAAATCTATGGCGGCGTCCAAGGATTTTGGGACTATGGACCGCTGGGCGTCGATCTGAAGCGGAACCTGAAGGAAGCTTGGTGGCAGGACATGATTTGCGGCCACAACGAGCTGAAGCAGCCCGCCGGTGCGCCGTCGACCTATGAAATGGTCGGTCTGGATTGCACGATCATCATGCACCCGCAGGTGTGGAAGAACAGCGGCCACTACGATCTGTTCCACGATCACATGGTGGACTGTCGTGAATCCAAAAAACGGTACCGCTTTGACCAGGTTCGCGGTCGCGAGGTCACCTACCAAGATCGGACGATCTTCGTTTCCACCTTGGCCGAAGCGGAACAGGAAGAAGATGACATCCGCCGCCGCGGCATGAAGTTCTTCAAGCTGCGGAACAAGGACGCGGACAAGATCACCGTCGGCGGCGAATCAATCACGATCGACAAGCTGGACAATACGGAAAACGTCCTGGGACCAGACGCGAAGACCCTGGGCACGCTGACCGAGCCGCGTGAATTCAACTTGATGTTCAAGACGACACTGGGGGCCTTGGGCGGCGAGGACGATGTGACGTTCCTGCGACCCGAAACGGCCCAGGGCATCTTTGTCAATTTCAAGAACGTGTTGGACAGCAGCCGGGTGAAAGTGCCCTTCGGCATCGGCCAAGTCGGCAAGTCGTTCCGCAACGAAATCACGCCGCGAAACTTTACGTTCCGCAGTCGTGAATTCGAACAGATGGAAATCGAGTTCTTCTGTCACCCCGACCAGTCACAACAATGGTATCGCTATTGGCGGGATCGCCGCATGAACTGGTATCTGTCGCTGGGCATGGGATCGGAATCGCTGATCATGCGCGAGCACGATCCGGAGGAATTGGCTCACTACAGCGTCGGTACCGCGGACATCGAATACGCATTCCCGTTCTTGCCGCCGGGCGAATTCGGCGAATTGGAAGGCATCGCCCACCGTGGCGATTTCGACCTTCGCAGCCACATGGAAGGCAAGTTGGATCCGGCGACCAATCCCATGACCGTCGAATTGAATGAACATGGAAAGCCCAAGTATCGCGGCAGCGGCAAAGACCTGACCTATCGTGACGAAGCGACGAACGAAAAATTCATCCCGCACGTGATCGAACCGTCCGCTGGTGCCGATCGCGGCGTGCTGGCGTTCTTGTGCGAAGCGTACACCGAAGACCAACAGCCCGACGAAAAGGGCAATCTGCAAACACGCACGGTGATGAAGTTGCATCCCAGGTTGGCGCCGGTCAAAGCGGCCGTCTTTCCGTTGGTCAAAAAGGACGGGATGCCCGAGATCGCGCAGGACTTGTATGGCGAACTGAAGAAACACTTCAACGTGTTCTACGACGACAAAGGCGCGGTCGGGCGTCGTTACCGGCGTCAAGACGAAGCCGGAACGCCCTACTGCATCACGATCGACGGCGACACGGTCAGCGATCAAACCGTGACGATTCGCGACCGCGATAGCTTGGAACAGATCCGCGTCAAACTGGATGACGTCGTCGACACGTTGACCAAGAAGATCGACGGCTGA
- a CDS encoding DUF1559 family PulG-like putative transporter — MKRWTPFRTASAAPSRILLVLAASLAVFDNPAPAQASGDVPWSDQIIAAARLNLQTLDAAATGRLIADAASVDVGDIAPMAKRIDEFVTELRSLGCTDVYLAIHTSDMLRGVATVLIQTVDPDSVRQRIEPLWKSIYGRTEFDANVDSGWLILGPATTVKNWTPAIDSGATDGSDRWRDLIRGDDENSQLAIALPNDMRQTLAAMWPQQPLKSLPSKLSPAQWVRVVQSARIALSLPPQGDTVIEIETADADAATTLADELTHLRSSLDWIDDRWSVSTDGPSAIVQTSPDVLIEQLAAAVGNLNQRSMRLRTMNNLKQIGLAMHNHHAAFKAFPDAAIRADDGGELLSWRVKLLPFLEQQALYEAIQRDAAWDSEVNRKVTQTAVPNFGTPDHDGPMTNIRIPVIPGSMYDDPAASKSFRSITDGTSNTIALAVAPADQAVPWTRPGLWELDTERLVESFFGDRDTVPVLMFDGAAVVLDRAKVDAETLQGMLTIAGGEVVQW, encoded by the coding sequence ATGAAACGATGGACCCCCTTTCGTACCGCCTCGGCGGCGCCTTCCCGAATTCTGCTGGTTTTGGCTGCATCGCTTGCTGTCTTCGACAATCCAGCGCCGGCCCAGGCATCCGGTGATGTTCCCTGGTCCGATCAAATCATTGCCGCGGCACGGCTGAATCTGCAAACGCTGGACGCGGCCGCCACCGGTCGCTTGATCGCTGATGCCGCATCGGTGGACGTCGGCGACATTGCACCGATGGCAAAAAGGATTGATGAATTTGTCACCGAACTACGCTCGCTGGGATGCACCGACGTTTACTTGGCGATCCACACGTCAGACATGCTGCGTGGCGTTGCCACCGTTCTGATTCAGACAGTCGATCCCGATTCCGTGCGACAGCGGATTGAACCGTTGTGGAAAAGCATCTATGGCCGAACGGAGTTTGATGCCAACGTCGATTCCGGTTGGCTGATTCTGGGCCCGGCCACAACGGTCAAGAATTGGACGCCTGCGATCGACTCCGGTGCAACCGACGGTTCGGACCGGTGGCGTGACCTGATTCGTGGTGACGACGAGAACAGCCAGTTGGCGATCGCCTTGCCCAATGACATGCGTCAAACGTTGGCGGCGATGTGGCCTCAGCAACCCCTGAAAAGTCTCCCTTCAAAGCTGTCACCGGCGCAGTGGGTCCGAGTGGTCCAATCGGCTCGCATCGCATTGTCGTTGCCCCCCCAAGGCGACACGGTGATCGAAATCGAAACCGCCGACGCGGATGCCGCAACGACCCTCGCCGATGAACTGACGCATTTGCGATCCAGCTTGGATTGGATCGACGACCGCTGGTCCGTGTCGACCGACGGTCCGTCAGCCATCGTCCAGACCTCGCCGGACGTGCTGATCGAGCAACTGGCTGCGGCGGTGGGCAACCTGAATCAGCGTTCGATGCGTCTGCGGACGATGAACAACTTGAAGCAGATCGGCCTGGCGATGCACAACCATCACGCCGCTTTCAAAGCGTTTCCCGACGCGGCGATTCGTGCGGATGATGGCGGGGAATTGCTAAGCTGGAGGGTCAAGCTGCTGCCGTTCTTGGAACAGCAAGCTTTGTACGAAGCGATCCAGCGCGACGCCGCCTGGGATTCGGAGGTCAATCGGAAAGTGACCCAAACGGCGGTCCCGAATTTCGGCACGCCCGATCATGACGGCCCGATGACCAACATTCGGATCCCCGTGATCCCGGGTTCGATGTACGACGATCCTGCCGCATCCAAATCGTTTCGCTCGATCACCGACGGAACCAGCAATACGATCGCGTTGGCGGTGGCACCCGCCGATCAAGCGGTGCCTTGGACACGGCCCGGTTTATGGGAATTGGACACCGAGCGCTTGGTGGAAAGCTTTTTTGGCGACCGCGACACCGTCCCCGTGCTGATGTTCGACGGGGCCGCCGTCGTGCTGGACCGGGCGAAAGTCGATGCCGAAACGTTGCAAGGCATGCTGACAATTGCCGGCGGCGAAGTCGTCCAGTGGTGA
- a CDS encoding Fur family transcriptional regulator translates to MASSLQPLATSLSPQERFQEYLQAKGLRQTEQRKFLIDEVFNQHEHFDADELIERLPRRGSPNYVSSATVYRTLREFVDAGLLKSFQLEGRTVYEHDYGYPQHDHLYCTRCQELFEFTSDELIALRDRVAADQGFRVTGHRLIIQGVCQKCSQTRRKKRKQDLV, encoded by the coding sequence ATGGCCTCATCCTTGCAACCTCTGGCGACGTCGCTTTCGCCCCAGGAACGGTTTCAGGAATACTTGCAGGCCAAGGGATTGCGTCAGACGGAGCAGCGAAAGTTCTTGATCGACGAAGTGTTCAATCAGCACGAGCACTTTGACGCTGACGAATTGATCGAGCGATTGCCGCGTCGGGGAAGCCCCAATTACGTCAGTTCCGCGACCGTGTACCGGACGCTTCGTGAATTCGTCGATGCGGGGCTGCTGAAGAGTTTTCAGCTGGAAGGCCGGACGGTCTACGAACACGATTACGGCTATCCCCAGCACGACCACCTGTACTGCACCCGGTGTCAGGAACTGTTCGAATTCACCAGCGATGAACTGATCGCGTTGCGGGATCGCGTGGCGGCGGACCAGGGGTTTCGCGTGACCGGACACCGTTTGATCATTCAGGGCGTTTGCCAAAAGTGTTCACAAACGCGTCGCAAGAAGCGCAAACAGGACCTGGTTTAG